A genomic segment from Flavobacterium inviolabile encodes:
- a CDS encoding mechanosensitive ion channel domain-containing protein produces the protein MINNEYTTQIISSVITLLFFAIIRYLATKIVKRFTLLSHTMERRSNLVIKYISILIGSLTVLSLTVIWGVKADDILLVVSSMFAVIGVAMFAQWSILSNITAGVILFFSFPFKIGDIIKIHDKDFPIEAEIEDITTFHALLKTKEGERITYPNNLLLQKAISIITLHHEEKEFTD, from the coding sequence ATGATCAATAACGAGTACACTACCCAAATCATCAGCTCCGTCATTACGCTTCTTTTCTTTGCCATTATCCGTTATCTGGCTACAAAAATTGTGAAGCGGTTTACCCTGTTGTCCCACACTATGGAACGACGCAGTAATCTGGTTATAAAATACATCAGTATCCTTATAGGTTCCCTGACGGTGTTATCGCTAACCGTAATCTGGGGTGTTAAGGCTGATGATATTCTTCTTGTGGTTTCCTCTATGTTTGCGGTAATTGGCGTTGCCATGTTTGCCCAATGGTCCATACTAAGCAATATTACCGCCGGGGTTATCCTGTTTTTTTCTTTTCCGTTTAAAATTGGCGATATTATTAAAATTCACGATAAAGATTTTCCCATTGAAGCCGAGATTGAAGACATTACTACTTTTCACGCACTCTTAAAAACAAAAGAAGGCGAAAGAATCACCTATCCCAACAACCTGCTGCTTCAAAAAGCCATCTCGATAATCACTCTTCATCATGAAGAAAAGGAATTTACAGACTAA
- a CDS encoding PIG-L family deacetylase, which produces MTKKLPFYFIFFIFLTQHTFAQQPKKPTPSEIYNQIEKLNFLGSALYIAAHPDDENTRLISFLANSKKARTGYLSLTRGDGGQNLIGTELRELLGVIRTQELIEARKTDGGEQFFSRANDFGYSKVPNETLEIWDKEKVMSDMAWIIRNFQPDIIINRFDHRSPGTTHGHHTSSAMLSQELFTLAADASFEPSQLKFVKPWQPKRLFFNVSWWFFGGKDKFEKADKSKYVNLRTGVYYPSLGKSNQEVAALSRSKHQSQGFGTTGARGEDMEYLELIKGSPLTDQQNLFEGIDTSWNRVKGGARIGETIDFILKCFDFKNPSASVYDLVKVYQQIQNLEDNHWKTIKLEEVKAIIAECSGLYLEAVAENQSVTPGSNLKVKWEAINRSTVEMKLLRLVIQPDKQTIEQSFPLKNNLFESETISISIPKETPYTSPYWLNEKGTTGMYSVNDQQKIGIPDIIRKIAITFSILVEGTEIPFTKEIIYKYNDPVKGEVYRPLDVVPEVTAEILNKVQLFKDRKKQLVAVKVKAGKDNCNGTLQLELPADWKVVPETIPFQLSRKGSEKTVTFEVTPPNYTSEAVAKSIAVVNGERFDKQQILIDYPHIALQQVLLPAEAKFTKADVEIKGKNIAYIMGAGDQVPQSLQQMGYTVTIVKPEKITSSLLETFDAVVVGIRAYNVVEALQFKQPLLFEYVRNGGTMVVQYNTTGSLITQDIAPYPLEISSDRVTEENATVTFLDPKHKVLNFPNKITADDFKGWVQEQGLYYPDKWGSEFTPVLEANDKGETPKKGALLVAKYGKGYYVYTGLSFFRELPEGVSGAFRLMANIIAVGK; this is translated from the coding sequence ATGACAAAAAAATTACCTTTCTATTTTATATTTTTTATCTTCCTTACCCAGCATACTTTTGCACAACAGCCTAAAAAACCAACTCCTTCTGAGATTTACAACCAGATAGAAAAATTAAACTTTTTAGGATCCGCACTTTATATTGCAGCCCATCCCGATGACGAAAACACCCGTCTTATTTCATTTTTAGCCAACAGTAAAAAAGCCCGTACCGGTTATCTTTCGCTTACACGCGGTGATGGCGGACAAAATCTTATCGGAACAGAACTACGCGAGCTTTTAGGCGTTATCCGTACTCAGGAATTAATCGAAGCCCGAAAAACAGACGGCGGTGAACAGTTTTTTTCCAGAGCAAATGATTTTGGCTATTCGAAAGTGCCCAATGAAACGCTGGAAATATGGGATAAGGAAAAAGTTATGAGCGACATGGCGTGGATTATCCGGAATTTTCAGCCGGACATTATCATCAACCGTTTCGACCACCGTTCTCCGGGCACAACACACGGGCATCACACCTCTTCGGCCATGCTTTCGCAGGAGCTTTTCACCTTAGCGGCAGATGCTTCATTTGAGCCTTCACAACTGAAATTTGTAAAACCATGGCAGCCCAAACGTTTATTTTTTAATGTTTCCTGGTGGTTTTTTGGCGGAAAAGACAAATTTGAAAAAGCAGACAAATCAAAATATGTCAACTTAAGAACCGGTGTTTATTATCCTTCACTGGGGAAATCCAATCAGGAAGTTGCCGCTTTGAGCCGCAGTAAGCACCAATCGCAGGGATTTGGTACTACCGGTGCCCGCGGGGAAGACATGGAATACCTGGAACTGATTAAAGGAAGTCCGTTAACGGATCAGCAAAATTTATTTGAAGGCATTGATACCTCCTGGAATCGCGTTAAAGGCGGTGCCCGCATTGGAGAAACCATCGATTTTATCTTAAAATGCTTTGACTTTAAAAATCCTTCCGCTTCGGTATATGACCTGGTAAAAGTATACCAGCAGATTCAGAATTTAGAAGACAACCATTGGAAAACCATCAAACTGGAGGAAGTAAAAGCCATTATAGCCGAATGTTCCGGTTTATACCTGGAAGCAGTAGCCGAAAATCAATCGGTTACCCCGGGAAGCAATCTGAAGGTAAAATGGGAAGCCATTAACCGAAGTACGGTTGAAATGAAGCTGTTAAGACTGGTTATACAGCCGGACAAGCAAACCATTGAGCAAAGTTTTCCGTTAAAGAACAACCTGTTTGAAAGCGAAACCATCAGCATTTCGATACCTAAAGAAACTCCTTATACCTCGCCTTACTGGCTGAATGAAAAGGGAACTACCGGAATGTACTCTGTGAACGACCAGCAAAAAATAGGGATTCCGGACATTATCCGTAAAATTGCCATTACCTTCTCCATACTGGTGGAAGGCACCGAAATTCCGTTTACGAAAGAAATCATCTATAAATACAACGATCCTGTAAAAGGAGAAGTGTACCGTCCACTGGATGTAGTACCGGAAGTTACTGCCGAAATTTTAAACAAAGTACAGCTGTTTAAAGACCGGAAAAAACAATTGGTAGCGGTAAAAGTAAAAGCCGGAAAAGACAATTGTAACGGTACTTTACAACTGGAACTTCCTGCCGACTGGAAAGTGGTTCCCGAAACCATTCCGTTCCAGTTATCCCGGAAAGGAAGTGAAAAAACAGTAACTTTTGAAGTAACGCCGCCCAATTATACATCGGAAGCTGTAGCCAAAAGCATTGCAGTTGTTAATGGAGAACGCTTTGATAAACAGCAGATCCTGATCGATTATCCACACATTGCCTTACAACAGGTTTTATTGCCTGCCGAAGCGAAGTTTACCAAAGCCGATGTGGAGATCAAAGGAAAAAACATTGCCTATATTATGGGCGCCGGCGACCAGGTTCCGCAGAGCCTGCAACAAATGGGTTATACGGTGACTATTGTAAAACCGGAAAAAATAACCAGTAGTTTACTGGAAACTTTTGATGCGGTAGTGGTAGGCATCCGTGCTTATAATGTTGTGGAAGCCTTACAGTTCAAACAGCCTTTATTGTTCGAATATGTTCGCAACGGCGGTACGATGGTAGTCCAGTACAATACAACCGGAAGCCTTATAACACAGGATATTGCACCCTACCCGCTTGAAATTTCTTCCGATCGTGTAACGGAAGAAAATGCCACGGTTACCTTTTTAGATCCAAAACACAAAGTCCTTAATTTCCCGAACAAAATAACCGCTGATGATTTTAAAGGCTGGGTTCAGGAACAGGGTTTATACTATCCGGACAAATGGGGCAGTGAATTTACGCCTGTACTGGAAGCTAATGATAAAGGCGAAACCCCTAAAAAAGGAGCTTTATTAGTAGCCAAATACGGCAAAGGATATTATGTCTATACAGGACTGAGCTTTTTCAGAGAACTGCCGGAAGGCGTTTCGGGAGCTTTCCGTCTTATGGCAAACATCATTGCTGTAGGGAAATAG
- a CDS encoding sodium:solute symporter family transporter — protein MQSIDWIVLSATLLFIVIYGSLKTKGSKNVEEFILGNNETPWWTVGLSVMATQASAITFLSTPGQAYHDGMGFVQFYFGLPIAMIVICITFIPIYHRLKVFTAYEFLEQRFDVKTRSLAAFLFLFQRGLGTGLTIYAPAIILSSLLGWNLTLMNIIIGLLIIVYTFSGGTKAVNVTQKQQMFVIMTGMFITFVLILSYLPDELSFSNALGIAGANGKMNIVDFSFDPETRYTFWSGITGGFFLALSYFGTDQSQVGRYLTGKSIKESQMGLIMNGLLKVPMQFFILLTGVMVFVFFQFHSAPLHFNPNNIKIVEHSPYKAAYKKLEAQLDQVQEEKKEISMLYVGQLQQDFDNPILQQKMVSLSSKEKDLREDAKELIKKADVKTETNDKDYVFIHFILNYLPKGLIGLLLAVILSAAMSSSASGLNALASTTTIDLYKRNLKTEKSEKHFVNATQLFTLFWGLIAILFACVGTLFENLIQLVNIVGSIFYGTVLGIFLIAFYIKFIKAKAVFWAAMTSQLLIFYIYYLDVVSFLWLNIIGAFLTIVLSSILQGYLNMIKKTPENV, from the coding sequence ATGCAGAGTATTGACTGGATAGTATTATCAGCAACCCTTTTATTCATTGTAATTTACGGTTCTTTAAAAACCAAAGGAAGTAAAAATGTCGAAGAGTTTATTCTCGGCAATAACGAAACACCCTGGTGGACCGTTGGTCTTTCCGTAATGGCCACCCAGGCCAGTGCGATTACCTTCCTCTCTACTCCCGGACAGGCTTATCATGACGGAATGGGATTTGTACAGTTCTATTTCGGTTTACCCATCGCGATGATTGTGATCTGTATCACCTTTATTCCGATATACCACCGTTTAAAAGTTTTTACGGCTTATGAATTCCTGGAACAGCGTTTTGATGTCAAAACCCGTTCGCTGGCTGCTTTTCTATTCCTTTTTCAGCGTGGATTGGGAACCGGACTAACCATTTATGCTCCGGCTATTATTTTATCCTCCCTGCTGGGCTGGAACCTTACTTTAATGAATATCATTATCGGTTTACTGATTATTGTCTATACTTTTTCCGGTGGAACGAAAGCGGTTAATGTCACGCAAAAACAACAAATGTTTGTAATCATGACCGGAATGTTCATCACCTTTGTGCTCATTTTAAGCTATTTACCGGACGAGCTTAGTTTTAGTAATGCGCTGGGTATAGCCGGTGCCAACGGGAAAATGAATATTGTTGATTTTTCTTTTGATCCGGAAACCCGATATACGTTCTGGAGCGGTATTACCGGCGGTTTTTTCCTGGCACTTTCCTATTTTGGTACCGACCAGTCACAGGTTGGACGTTACCTTACCGGAAAATCCATTAAAGAAAGCCAGATGGGTTTAATCATGAACGGATTGCTAAAAGTCCCGATGCAGTTTTTCATACTGTTAACCGGAGTTATGGTTTTTGTATTCTTCCAGTTTCACTCGGCTCCGCTGCACTTTAACCCGAATAACATCAAGATTGTAGAGCATTCCCCATACAAAGCGGCATATAAAAAACTGGAAGCACAGCTCGACCAGGTACAGGAAGAGAAAAAAGAGATCAGCATGCTGTATGTGGGGCAATTGCAACAGGATTTTGACAATCCTATCTTACAGCAGAAAATGGTTTCCTTATCCAGTAAAGAAAAAGACCTGCGGGAAGATGCCAAAGAACTGATTAAAAAAGCGGATGTTAAAACCGAAACAAACGATAAGGATTATGTATTTATCCACTTTATCCTGAACTACCTTCCAAAAGGGCTTATAGGCTTGTTATTGGCCGTAATCCTGTCGGCAGCGATGTCTTCCTCCGCTTCGGGATTAAATGCGTTAGCTTCCACAACAACGATTGACCTGTACAAAAGGAATTTAAAAACGGAGAAATCCGAAAAGCATTTTGTAAACGCTACCCAGCTTTTTACGCTTTTCTGGGGTTTAATTGCCATCCTGTTTGCCTGTGTGGGTACTTTATTTGAAAACCTGATCCAGCTGGTAAATATTGTTGGTTCCATCTTTTACGGAACCGTATTGGGTATTTTCCTGATTGCGTTTTATATCAAGTTTATTAAGGCAAAAGCCGTTTTTTGGGCGGCTATGACCAGTCAGCTGCTTATTTTTTACATCTATTATCTGGATGTGGTGAGTTTCCTGTGGCTGAACATTATCGGTGCTTTCCTGACGATCGTACTGTCTTCGATATTACAGGGCTATCTGAATATGATTAAGAAAACACCGGAAAACGTATAA
- a CDS encoding alpha/beta fold hydrolase, producing MKRHILVDGVRLNVYTATIDHTKPYIVFLHDSLGCITLWRNFPDILAQAAQCNVMVYDRQGYGESDAFTTIERHNDYLEKEAQTLDSLLAALAIDAAILFGHSDGGSIALLTAAMFPERIKAVITEGAHVFVEDITLNGIRAAVEAYATTNLKEKLLKYHGDNVDGLFCAWTETWLSDRFRSWNIEKYLPNITCPVLVLQGENDEFGSTKQVSAIAEQVSGRAQQCLIPAVSHSPHKENPEQTLEPVIRFLQSLQS from the coding sequence ATGAAAAGACACATACTTGTTGACGGGGTACGCTTAAACGTGTACACGGCCACTATTGACCATACGAAACCGTATATCGTTTTTCTACACGATTCCCTGGGTTGCATCACCCTATGGCGCAACTTTCCGGATATACTGGCACAGGCAGCGCAGTGCAATGTGATGGTCTATGACCGGCAGGGTTATGGCGAATCGGATGCTTTTACAACCATTGAACGCCATAACGACTATCTTGAAAAAGAAGCCCAAACGCTGGACAGTCTTCTGGCGGCGCTGGCTATTGATGCAGCAATCCTGTTCGGGCATAGCGACGGCGGTTCGATAGCTTTGCTAACGGCGGCAATGTTTCCTGAACGGATTAAAGCGGTAATTACCGAAGGAGCTCACGTGTTTGTAGAAGATATTACGCTAAACGGCATCAGGGCAGCTGTGGAAGCGTATGCGACCACCAATCTGAAAGAAAAACTGTTGAAATACCATGGCGATAACGTAGACGGACTGTTCTGCGCATGGACGGAAACCTGGCTCTCGGACCGGTTCAGAAGCTGGAATATTGAAAAATATTTACCCAATATTACCTGCCCGGTACTGGTGCTTCAAGGCGAAAACGATGAATTTGGCAGCACAAAACAAGTGAGTGCCATAGCAGAACAGGTGAGCGGCAGGGCACAGCAATGCCTTATTCCGGCTGTTAGCCATTCGCCGCATAAAGAAAATCCGGAGCAGACACTGGAACCGGTGATCCGATTCCTACAGTCGTTACAGTCTTAG
- a CDS encoding T9SS type B sorting domain-containing protein, whose product MIKKYFLILFLYTSGLFAQGEANNWFFGAGAGIHFDANGVVTSLTNGQIQTNEGCSSISNANGDLLFYTDGRTVWDRNHVIMPNGDYFGGKGLFGDPSSTQSGIIVPKPNDPNTYYIFTVDEPHHDNAATYPARNTGFTESQDDGYNNGFNYSTVNLQLTGSNGSIGNITNRNKHLITYDTNPNGDEIKYKCSEKITAVKDASGGYWVITHFINRFYAFRVTSTGVSQTPVVSTVDPYITLSGYRRNAIGYLKASPNGQKLAIAHSQNGTQTGETTNDGSVYLYDFDKNTGIVSNPVALINSVNAYGIEFSAETKKLYASIRESNVNSIAQFDLESANIPGSILNISNTTATGALQLGPDKKIYFTNSATIHLSVINNPEETGSLAGFVMNAITLSSGLATLGLPPFITSVFYPSFQVANTCFGDTTTFTMPASLTNQAYTSIEWNFGDASPVSNAVAPTHVYAAPGDYPVSVTVVINGNAVTNSETITIYEVPVANPVGNLQLCDSDSDGLTQINLQQQTGSILGTQSPTVFEVLYFLSPADAASNQNAIDPTNFTNTVPSFTLYARVQNRSNSACFAVTSFQVTVTPKPVVTVLTDYALCDDSSSNGFETFDLQTKIAGILGTQNAADRAISFHATQADADAGSNALPYLFTNTNANSQEIYVRIENTTNTNCYSTKSFFLKVNTPPVVSPATLVQCDFGLNPDGFTTFNLNEADAVLTNGNANRITTFFLNNADAVANTASLNPVYTNISNPQQLSVRVTDTQTGCYSITTLSLHVNTTATQELVMNGCSDNGYYTFNLTGLGLETSTNTVKYYSSVTDALLEQNELNTAFTNTTIGFQTVYARVESNNDCEGVHEIKLYIRRLPALATDASPKLCTDQPVTPLLLTSGIASANGYQFLWSTGATTPTISVITPGVYTVAVTNVYGCSAIRTLTVEPSNVATVTAIEVEDLTENNTITVYVTGSSNHYVYGIDAPDGPFQDSNFFDNVATGIHTVYIRDFNGCGTIAKQVAVLGIPKYFTPNGDGYNDLWRIKGAANSLYKNSIVNIFDRYGKLLRQMKASEGWNGIYNNQPLPATDYWYVVYLQDGREVKGHFTLKR is encoded by the coding sequence ATGATAAAAAAATACTTTCTGATACTATTTTTATATACATCAGGCTTATTTGCCCAGGGAGAAGCCAACAACTGGTTTTTTGGTGCCGGAGCCGGAATACATTTTGATGCCAATGGAGTGGTAACCTCTCTCACGAACGGACAGATTCAGACTAACGAAGGATGCAGTTCCATTTCTAACGCAAACGGCGATTTACTTTTTTATACCGATGGCCGTACTGTCTGGGACAGAAATCACGTGATTATGCCAAACGGGGACTACTTTGGTGGTAAAGGTTTATTTGGCGACCCGTCCAGTACACAGTCGGGGATAATTGTTCCCAAACCGAATGACCCGAATACCTACTATATTTTTACGGTCGATGAGCCGCATCATGATAATGCAGCCACTTATCCGGCCCGTAATACGGGATTTACAGAAAGCCAGGACGATGGCTACAATAACGGATTCAATTATTCCACGGTTAACCTGCAGCTAACGGGAAGTAACGGAAGTATTGGTAATATTACCAACCGGAACAAGCACCTTATTACTTATGATACCAATCCTAATGGTGATGAAATAAAATACAAATGCTCCGAAAAAATTACGGCAGTAAAAGACGCTTCCGGCGGTTATTGGGTTATTACCCATTTCATAAACCGTTTTTATGCTTTCAGAGTTACCAGTACCGGAGTTTCACAAACACCGGTGGTCTCGACAGTTGATCCGTATATTACACTAAGCGGTTACAGGAGAAACGCTATTGGGTATTTAAAAGCATCGCCCAATGGTCAGAAATTAGCCATAGCCCATTCTCAAAACGGTACGCAAACAGGGGAGACAACTAATGACGGATCGGTTTATTTATACGATTTTGATAAAAATACCGGAATAGTTTCAAATCCTGTTGCCCTGATTAATTCCGTTAATGCGTATGGAATTGAATTTTCGGCAGAAACTAAAAAACTATACGCCAGTATTAGAGAAAGCAATGTTAATAGTATTGCCCAGTTTGATCTGGAAAGCGCTAATATTCCGGGTTCGATATTGAATATTTCGAATACTACGGCTACAGGAGCGTTGCAGCTGGGACCGGATAAAAAAATATACTTTACCAATTCCGCAACCATACACCTGAGCGTCATTAACAATCCGGAAGAGACGGGTAGTCTTGCCGGTTTTGTTATGAATGCCATTACGTTAAGCAGCGGACTGGCAACATTAGGGCTGCCGCCTTTTATAACCTCGGTATTTTATCCGAGTTTTCAGGTTGCCAATACCTGTTTTGGCGATACGACAACTTTCACTATGCCGGCCTCACTAACCAATCAGGCCTATACCAGTATCGAATGGAATTTTGGAGATGCTTCTCCGGTTTCAAATGCCGTAGCGCCCACCCATGTATATGCGGCACCCGGAGATTATCCGGTTTCGGTGACCGTAGTGATTAACGGTAATGCGGTAACCAATTCCGAAACCATTACCATCTATGAGGTTCCGGTGGCAAATCCGGTTGGAAACCTGCAGCTTTGTGATTCCGATAGCGACGGCCTGACCCAAATCAATTTACAGCAGCAAACCGGCAGTATTTTAGGAACGCAGTCACCAACGGTTTTTGAAGTACTGTATTTTCTGTCTCCGGCAGATGCTGCCAGTAATCAGAATGCAATAGACCCGACGAATTTTACCAATACGGTGCCGTCGTTTACGCTTTATGCCCGGGTACAGAATAGAAGTAATTCCGCTTGTTTTGCTGTGACTTCTTTCCAGGTTACGGTAACACCAAAACCGGTTGTCACAGTACTAACCGATTATGCCCTTTGTGACGACAGCAGCAGTAATGGTTTTGAAACATTTGATTTGCAGACAAAAATCGCAGGAATTTTAGGAACCCAGAATGCCGCAGATCGCGCCATTAGTTTTCATGCAACGCAGGCCGATGCCGATGCCGGATCGAATGCACTGCCGTATCTGTTTACAAATACCAATGCAAACAGTCAGGAAATTTATGTGCGGATAGAAAATACCACCAATACCAATTGCTATAGTACCAAAAGCTTCTTTTTAAAGGTCAATACACCTCCGGTCGTATCACCGGCTACCTTGGTACAATGTGATTTCGGGTTAAATCCGGACGGGTTTACCACTTTTAATCTGAATGAAGCCGATGCCGTACTGACGAACGGAAATGCTAACCGGATAACAACCTTCTTTTTAAACAATGCTGATGCAGTAGCGAATACCGCTTCTTTAAATCCGGTTTATACCAATATTTCCAATCCGCAGCAATTATCAGTAAGAGTTACCGATACCCAAACCGGCTGCTACAGCATTACAACACTTTCGCTGCACGTGAATACGACAGCTACACAGGAACTGGTTATGAATGGCTGTTCGGATAATGGGTATTATACTTTTAACCTGACAGGTTTAGGACTGGAAACCAGTACCAATACCGTTAAATATTACAGCTCGGTTACGGATGCTCTGCTGGAGCAAAACGAACTGAATACGGCCTTTACCAATACAACCATTGGCTTCCAGACGGTTTATGCCCGCGTTGAGAGTAATAACGATTGTGAAGGCGTGCATGAAATAAAATTATACATACGAAGATTGCCGGCACTAGCAACTGATGCTTCACCAAAATTATGTACAGACCAGCCGGTAACCCCGCTATTATTAACAAGTGGTATTGCCTCGGCTAACGGTTATCAGTTTTTGTGGTCAACCGGAGCGACAACTCCAACGATCAGTGTGATCACGCCGGGTGTCTATACGGTTGCGGTGACCAATGTTTATGGCTGCTCGGCTATCAGGACATTAACGGTAGAACCGTCCAATGTGGCTACGGTAACGGCTATAGAAGTAGAAGACTTAACAGAAAATAATACCATAACGGTTTATGTAACGGGAAGCAGCAACCATTATGTTTATGGAATTGATGCACCGGACGGACCTTTCCAGGACAGCAACTTCTTTGACAATGTTGCTACCGGTATCCATACCGTTTATATCCGGGATTTTAACGGCTGCGGTACGATTGCAAAACAGGTGGCCGTATTGGGCATTCCGAAATACTTTACGCCAAACGGAGACGGTTACAACGATTTATGGCGTATTAAAGGCGCTGCAAATAGCCTGTATAAAAACAGCATTGTCAATATTTTTGACCGTTACGGTAAATTATTAAGACAGATGAAAGCTTCCGAAGGCTGGAACGGTATCTACAACAACCAGCCGCTTCCGGCAACCGATTACTGGTATGTGGTTTATTTGCAGGACGGAAGAGAAGTAAAAGGCCATTTTACGCTGAAAAGATAA
- a CDS encoding o-succinylbenzoate synthase translates to MKASYQKYTLQFKRPSGTSRGILTEKETWFILLEKDGKKGIGECGILRTLSVDDRPDYEEKLRWVCGNIHLGEDKLWESLQEFPSIQFGVEMAFRSLAAQDPFLLFPSDFTGSRKSILINGLVWMGEESFMKTQIEEKLAQGFHCIKLKIGAIDFQKELDLLAFIRNNFDAGTVEIRVDANGAFSNDKALEKLQQLSEFELHSIEQPVKQGNVAVMAQLCRETPFPIALDEELIGIFKPEDKEALLVQIKPQYIILKPSLVGGFRGSKEWIDLAEKHNIGWWITSALESNIGLNAIAQWTFTLQNPMPQGLGTGALYTNNFECPLEVVDGQLWYNQGKTGWETSSVFISG, encoded by the coding sequence ATGAAAGCATCTTATCAAAAATACACGCTGCAATTCAAAAGACCATCCGGGACATCCCGCGGTATACTGACTGAAAAAGAAACCTGGTTTATCCTGCTTGAAAAAGATGGTAAAAAAGGAATAGGCGAGTGTGGAATATTGCGAACGCTCAGTGTGGATGACCGGCCGGACTATGAAGAAAAACTGCGCTGGGTTTGCGGGAACATCCATTTGGGAGAAGATAAACTCTGGGAATCATTGCAGGAGTTTCCGTCCATTCAGTTTGGAGTGGAAATGGCATTCCGGTCGTTAGCCGCTCAGGATCCTTTTTTGTTATTCCCGTCTGATTTTACCGGATCCCGGAAAAGCATCCTGATAAACGGCCTGGTCTGGATGGGGGAAGAATCCTTTATGAAAACCCAGATCGAAGAAAAACTGGCCCAGGGATTCCATTGTATCAAGCTGAAAATTGGTGCTATTGATTTTCAGAAAGAACTGGATCTGCTGGCTTTTATCCGGAATAACTTTGATGCCGGAACGGTTGAGATCCGGGTAGATGCTAACGGTGCTTTTTCTAACGATAAGGCATTGGAGAAACTACAACAACTGTCCGAATTTGAACTGCACAGTATCGAACAGCCGGTTAAGCAGGGCAATGTTGCCGTAATGGCACAATTGTGCCGGGAAACTCCTTTTCCGATTGCGCTGGATGAGGAGTTGATAGGTATTTTTAAACCGGAAGATAAAGAAGCTTTGTTGGTACAGATAAAACCGCAGTATATTATTTTAAAACCGAGTCTGGTTGGCGGTTTCCGCGGCTCAAAGGAATGGATAGACCTTGCGGAAAAGCATAATATCGGCTGGTGGATAACCTCGGCACTGGAAAGCAATATCGGGCTGAATGCTATTGCCCAGTGGACGTTTACGTTACAAAATCCGATGCCGCAAGGATTAGGTACTGGTGCTCTATATACGAATAATTTTGAATGCCCGTTAGAAGTAGTTGACGGCCAGCTTTGGTATAACCAGGGTAAAACCGGCTGGGAAACAAGCAGCGTCTTTATTTCCGGTTAA
- a CDS encoding metal-dependent hydrolase: MKITFYGHACLGIEISGKHLLVDPFITGNPKAAHIDINTLQADYILLTHAHSDHILDVEAIAKRTNAVIVSNYEIASHFGNKGFSYHPMNHGGSWKFDFGTVKYVIALHTSSFPDGSYGGQPGGFVIEGEHKNIYIAGDTALTMDMKLIPMRTKLDLAILPIGSNFTMDVEDAIIASDFLECDKVLGYHFDTFGYIEINHEESIRKFFNKGKDLMLLEIGASIDL; encoded by the coding sequence ATGAAAATTACTTTTTACGGACACGCTTGTTTAGGAATCGAGATCAGCGGTAAACACCTTCTTGTTGACCCGTTTATTACCGGAAACCCGAAAGCGGCACATATTGATATTAATACGCTTCAGGCGGATTACATCCTGCTGACACATGCCCATAGCGATCATATTCTGGACGTGGAAGCCATTGCTAAAAGAACGAATGCGGTAATTGTATCGAACTATGAAATAGCCAGTCATTTTGGCAATAAAGGATTTTCGTATCACCCGATGAATCACGGCGGAAGCTGGAAATTTGATTTTGGTACCGTAAAATATGTAATTGCCTTACACACCAGTTCCTTCCCGGACGGCAGTTACGGCGGACAACCGGGCGGATTTGTCATTGAAGGCGAACATAAAAACATCTATATTGCCGGCGATACCGCATTGACAATGGACATGAAGCTGATCCCGATGCGCACCAAACTAGACCTGGCAATCTTACCGATTGGCAGTAACTTTACGATGGATGTGGAAGATGCCATTATTGCATCGGATTTCCTGGAATGCGATAAGGTTTTAGGCTATCATTTTGATACGTTCGGCTATATCGAAATCAACCACGAAGAATCCATCCGCAAGTTTTTCAATAAAGGAAAAGATCTGATGCTGCTGGAAATAGGGGCTTCAATTGATTTATGA